One Coleofasciculus chthonoplastes PCC 7420 genomic region harbors:
- a CDS encoding P-loop NTPase fold protein has product MTQSDYPRANTLKAAFKACDLAPLEPAEMERYYVDLSPVRKSSAVDSVSTILDFQEPGENTTILFTGHRGCGKSTELKRIQQRWRDDYYVIYLEVNEETDINDVRYTDLYLIVIKQVEFELRKHGLSFDAQLLQQFEAWFKDVTQETEETVEKSVSITGEASLGADAPFIAKLLVKLLAQIKGSNKQKKTIRQTLEKDLSRLKADVNLLLGNAYIKLRQKFPDYKGLLIIFDNLDRIPVEVADHLFLDYATQLQDLNCTLIYTVPISVLCSPKNPLKQWDSDPHIVPMVTIYEFERERCDLDYKPAGLEAMAGLIERRVQVENVFESRQVLLEMAKASGGHVRQLMQMMRTACRTASTRNHKTINGEDVIYAIKQQQFGFERFIPDEHYPLLAHVCLTKNVSKDELGQLMLFNVSVLEYNGDKRWNYPNPVVKQNEFFQKALAAIQSGQTV; this is encoded by the coding sequence ATGACTCAATCTGATTATCCCCGCGCCAATACCCTGAAAGCTGCGTTTAAAGCCTGTGACTTAGCGCCCTTGGAACCCGCAGAAATGGAGCGCTATTATGTCGATTTATCCCCGGTGCGTAAATCCTCTGCTGTGGATAGTGTTAGCACTATCTTGGACTTCCAGGAACCTGGAGAAAATACCACGATTCTGTTCACTGGACATCGTGGCTGTGGCAAAAGTACGGAATTGAAACGGATTCAACAGCGCTGGCGGGATGATTATTATGTTATCTATCTGGAAGTTAATGAGGAAACGGATATTAATGATGTTCGCTACACGGATTTATATTTAATTGTGATTAAGCAAGTCGAATTTGAACTCCGCAAACACGGCTTGTCTTTTGATGCTCAACTTCTCCAGCAGTTTGAAGCTTGGTTTAAGGATGTTACCCAAGAAACGGAGGAAACGGTAGAAAAATCAGTCAGTATTACGGGAGAAGCTAGCTTAGGTGCTGATGCACCCTTTATTGCCAAACTCTTGGTTAAGTTGCTGGCGCAAATCAAAGGCTCAAATAAGCAGAAAAAGACGATTCGTCAAACCTTGGAGAAGGATTTATCCCGACTCAAGGCGGATGTTAATCTGTTATTGGGAAATGCTTATATTAAACTGCGCCAAAAGTTCCCCGACTATAAAGGGTTACTGATTATTTTTGATAACCTGGATCGGATTCCCGTAGAGGTGGCTGACCATTTATTTCTCGATTATGCCACCCAGTTACAAGACCTGAATTGTACCCTAATTTATACCGTCCCGATTTCTGTGCTGTGTTCCCCGAAAAACCCGCTTAAACAATGGGATAGTGACCCCCATATTGTCCCGATGGTGACGATTTATGAATTTGAACGGGAACGCTGTGATTTGGACTATAAACCCGCCGGATTAGAGGCGATGGCGGGATTAATTGAACGGCGGGTTCAGGTGGAGAATGTGTTTGAATCTCGCCAGGTGTTGTTAGAGATGGCAAAAGCGAGTGGGGGTCATGTGCGCCAACTGATGCAGATGATGCGAACGGCTTGTCGTACTGCCAGTACCCGTAACCATAAGACCATTAATGGTGAGGATGTTATCTATGCAATTAAGCAACAACAGTTTGGGTTTGAACGGTTTATCCCGGATGAGCATTATCCCCTATTGGCTCACGTTTGCCTGACGAAAAACGTCAGTAAAGATGAGTTGGGTCAATTGATGCTCTTTAATGTATCTGTTCTAGAATATAACGGCGACAAACGCTGGAATTATCCTAATCCTGTGGTGAAGCAAAATGAATTCTTCCAAAAAGCCCTCGCCGCTATCCAATCGGGGCAGACAGTATGA
- a CDS encoding tetratricopeptide repeat protein: MNSSKKPSPLSNRGRQYEEIGQFLARNQAEFAELLTFIDFAEDFTLGFIEVNFPPDQDLLIEALTRHEDCQGIQWVILEFADPKLRFLRDELVQELEKIQPEADKKIVVVIKGLAKSIGVFGEHPPVLVDLNFVRDAYKRTVPHPLLFILPDYAITRLAKFAPDFWAWTSGVFRFKTSPQMQEMAIERAFQPAESFPRIATPEQQERVELLERLLMDYQPTGEQATGENLQHYTEILEQLGKAYLTQRKPEKAREYLEAALKLALRLRSASTLCSTSTPSETEVSTPSEAEVLKPDDLGFQVRIFNQLGESYQQERQFDRAIEYYQQSLTLSRKVENRRREATALVNLGTVYLDLRQFQKAEYLYQECLEIDQDIDDRYSQAITYHNLGYLAQELRQYDQAKDYYQQALDIWIEFNDRYSQASTYGQLGKLAQELREYEQAKVYYQEAFDIWIEFSDRYNQAKIYGQLGRVAQDLWEYEQAKAYLKQSLDIFIEYSDHYAQARTYNQLGTVAYLLQEYEQAKSYYQQALDIFIKFSERYAQAITYHNLGIIAQELQKYDQAKSYYQQALDIKIEFKDRYSQASTYHQLGMVALQLREYEQAKLYYQQALDIYIEFSDRYEQAGTYHQLGIVAQELREYEQARQYYQQALDIFIEFSDRYSQAGTYHQLGLLAEAQENYTEARENLQTALDLFLEYQDDYWAGVTREILERISQN; this comes from the coding sequence ATGAATTCTTCCAAAAAGCCCTCGCCGCTATCCAATCGGGGCAGACAGTATGAGGAAATCGGACAGTTTTTGGCACGGAATCAAGCCGAGTTTGCCGAACTGCTGACGTTTATTGACTTTGCTGAAGACTTTACTCTGGGGTTTATTGAGGTGAATTTTCCCCCAGATCAGGATCTGCTGATTGAAGCCTTAACCCGCCATGAGGATTGTCAGGGGATTCAGTGGGTGATTCTGGAATTTGCTGATCCGAAGTTGCGCTTTCTCCGAGATGAATTGGTGCAAGAGTTGGAGAAGATTCAGCCGGAAGCGGATAAAAAGATAGTAGTAGTGATTAAGGGATTAGCGAAGTCGATTGGTGTGTTTGGAGAGCATCCCCCGGTGTTAGTGGATCTGAACTTTGTCCGCGATGCCTATAAACGCACGGTTCCCCATCCTTTACTGTTTATTCTGCCTGATTATGCAATTACTCGGTTAGCTAAATTTGCCCCGGATTTTTGGGCGTGGACATCGGGCGTTTTTCGGTTTAAAACATCTCCCCAGATGCAGGAGATGGCTATAGAACGGGCGTTTCAGCCAGCGGAGTCATTCCCTCGAATCGCCACACCAGAACAACAAGAACGAGTGGAATTACTTGAGCGTCTGTTGATGGATTATCAGCCCACGGGAGAACAGGCAACGGGGGAAAATCTGCAGCATTATACGGAGATTTTAGAACAGTTGGGTAAGGCATATCTGACTCAGCGGAAACCTGAAAAAGCTAGGGAGTATTTAGAGGCGGCGCTGAAGTTGGCGCTTCGACTTCGCTCAGCGTCAACTCTTTGCTCAACGTCAACACCAAGCGAAACCGAGGTGTCAACACCGAGCGAAGCCGAGGTGTTGAAGCCGGATGATTTAGGGTTTCAAGTCAGGATTTTTAATCAGTTAGGTGAGAGTTATCAGCAGGAACGACAATTTGATCGGGCGATTGAGTATTATCAGCAGTCGTTAACGCTATCCCGGAAAGTAGAGAATCGGCGCAGGGAAGCCACGGCATTAGTAAATTTGGGTACTGTTTATCTAGACTTAAGACAATTTCAAAAGGCAGAATACTTGTATCAGGAATGTTTAGAAATTGACCAAGATATTGATGATCGCTATTCTCAAGCTATCACCTATCACAATTTAGGATATCTTGCCCAAGAGTTACGGCAGTATGATCAAGCAAAAGATTATTATCAGCAAGCGCTGGATATTTGGATTGAATTTAACGATCGCTACTCCCAAGCTAGTACCTATGGACAATTAGGCAAACTTGCTCAAGAATTACGAGAGTATGAGCAGGCAAAGGTATACTATCAGGAAGCTTTTGATATTTGGATTGAATTTAGTGATCGCTACAATCAAGCTAAAATCTATGGGCAGTTAGGAAGGGTTGCCCAAGATTTATGGGAATATGAGCAAGCAAAAGCTTACCTGAAGCAGTCTCTGGATATTTTTATTGAATATAGCGATCACTACGCTCAAGCTCGCACTTATAACCAGTTAGGAACCGTTGCCTATCTATTACAGGAGTATGAGCAGGCAAAGAGCTACTATCAGCAGGCTTTGGATATTTTTATTAAATTTAGTGAGCGATACGCTCAAGCTATCACCTATCACAACTTAGGAATCATTGCTCAAGAATTACAAAAGTATGATCAGGCAAAGAGCTATTATCAGCAGGCTCTGGATATTAAGATTGAATTTAAAGATCGCTACTCTCAAGCTAGCACCTATCACCAGTTAGGAATGGTTGCCCTCCAGTTACGGGAGTATGAGCAGGCAAAGCTATACTATCAGCAGGCTCTGGATATTTACATTGAATTTAGCGATCGCTACGAACAAGCTGGCACCTATCACCAGTTAGGAATAGTTGCCCAAGAGTTAAGGGAGTATGAGCAGGCAAGGCAATACTATCAGCAGGCTCTGGATATTTTTATTGAATTTAGCGATCGCTATTCTCAAGCTGGCACCTATCACCAGTTAGGATTACTGGCAGAAGCCCAGGAAAACTACACCGAAGCGAGGGAGAATTTACAGACAGCCTTAGACCTATTCCTAGAGTATCAGGATGACTATTGGGCTGGTGTGACGCGAGAAATCTTAGAACGAATATCACAGAATTAA
- a CDS encoding ATP-binding response regulator: protein MVNKQTSLLIVDDNIDNLRSLAAILRLEGYKVRKAISGQVALETVRSHPPDLIFLDIKMPQMDGYTVCSILKQDTTTGSIPIIFLSALNETADKLKAFAVGGVDYITKPFQAPEVVARVENQLRLQRLSQQLVEQNAQLIQEIQIRQQTEAALHQAVEQAEAANRAKSVFLANMSHELRSPLTGILGYAQLLQKATDCTPLQQKGLGVIYQCGSHLLTLINDILDLSKIEAQKLEIFPDYIDFCLFLNHLAELFKFKAQEKKLKFAYFPLTSLPPEIYVDEKRLRQVLINLLSNAIKFTHQGSVTLKVSVRSYSCELNDHKVTSSRQTDKVQKTLANIRFEIEDTGIGITPEKREKIFLPFEQVMESSHSPEGTGLGLTISKKILVLMGSKIFLESCPNRGSKFWFDLDVLTNLPRSYFTMINDSQSQTLSQELGDESHQIINTLSPEPELVVPPLAELLLLYEAAQMGDVQNVQQQILRLQQLNSDYLAFVTQVLELADNFDYEEILKLIDQYYDYGGKMTTC, encoded by the coding sequence ATGGTAAACAAGCAAACGAGTCTTTTAATCGTAGATGACAATATAGATAACCTGCGCTCCTTGGCGGCAATTCTTAGGTTAGAGGGTTATAAAGTTAGAAAAGCCATTAGTGGACAGGTGGCATTAGAAACAGTTCGTTCTCACCCGCCGGACTTAATTTTTCTCGACATTAAAATGCCACAGATGGATGGCTATACAGTCTGCTCGATTCTTAAACAAGACACCACCACTGGTTCAATTCCCATCATATTTTTAAGTGCCTTAAATGAAACGGCTGATAAACTAAAAGCCTTTGCCGTTGGCGGTGTAGACTACATTACTAAACCCTTTCAAGCCCCAGAAGTCGTGGCGCGAGTCGAGAATCAATTGCGCCTCCAGAGACTTTCTCAACAACTTGTTGAGCAAAATGCACAGCTAATTCAAGAAATTCAGATTCGCCAGCAAACTGAAGCCGCTTTGCATCAAGCTGTTGAGCAAGCTGAAGCCGCCAACCGTGCCAAAAGTGTGTTTCTAGCTAACATGAGTCACGAACTCCGTTCTCCTCTCACAGGCATTTTGGGTTACGCTCAACTGCTGCAAAAAGCTACAGACTGCACTCCTTTGCAACAGAAGGGGCTTGGCGTTATTTATCAGTGCGGTAGTCATCTGCTTACGCTAATTAACGATATCTTAGACCTATCTAAAATCGAAGCTCAAAAACTGGAAATATTCCCCGATTATATTGATTTTTGTTTATTTTTAAATCATCTGGCTGAACTCTTCAAGTTCAAAGCTCAAGAGAAAAAACTTAAATTTGCCTATTTTCCCCTAACTTCACTTCCCCCAGAGATATATGTTGATGAAAAACGTCTGCGCCAAGTTTTAATTAATCTGCTTTCTAATGCAATTAAGTTTACTCATCAAGGTAGTGTCACTTTAAAAGTGAGTGTCAGGAGTTACAGTTGTGAACTGAATGACCATAAAGTAACTTCATCAAGGCAAACGGATAAAGTCCAAAAAACTCTTGCCAATATCCGCTTTGAAATTGAAGATACAGGGATAGGAATTACTCCAGAAAAACGGGAGAAAATTTTCTTACCCTTTGAGCAAGTGATGGAGAGTTCACATAGCCCAGAAGGAACGGGGTTAGGACTGACCATTAGCAAAAAAATCCTTGTTCTTATGGGAAGTAAAATTTTTCTGGAAAGTTGTCCTAACCGAGGAAGTAAATTTTGGTTTGATTTAGATGTATTAACGAACTTACCCAGGTCATATTTTACTATGATTAATGATAGTCAGAGCCAAACTCTATCTCAGGAACTTGGGGATGAGTCGCATCAAATCATCAACACTTTATCCCCAGAACCTGAACTGGTGGTTCCGCCGCTAGCAGAACTACTACTGCTGTATGAAGCTGCTCAAATGGGTGACGTTCAAAATGTGCAGCAGCAAATTTTGCGACTTCAACAATTAAATTCTGACTATCTTGCCTTTGTTACGCAGGTGTTGGAACTCGCGGATAACTTTGATTATGAGGAAATTCTGAAATTAATTGATCAGTATTATGATTATGGCGGAAAAATGACTACCTGCTAG
- a CDS encoding DUF3352 domain-containing protein — translation MLRKNKLVLRVTLALIVILMSGSVIAYSLFVQHNLWLAKAPVGAKLVPQDTLITALVSTDSSKWRQLQRYGTPNTLAAFVRQLAQLEKNLLTDNGYDYEDDIQPWLDETVMIAYQGDSTSAPETEPEQTSPVTLPFIKLPDLIILPIDNPAHAKEIVAKTTSQKVTQFGERTYRGVQIRETQKPNSQNYSVTVLERFVVVTSNPQTMEQVIDTYKGVKSVASTPGYIEALATIDTTQAFAQVYLNLPAFTATAAANSARSLPPEQLAQRQPQQGLVTSISLESDGIRFRGMSWLKPNSQNAYPIENTSSRLPRRLPANTRLMLSGSNFAQLWNSYAQNAPSNPLIPIPPANLSAGIQTTLGVDVQEDLLPWMAGEWVIALIPATEDLLTPPENQPPPMLGAGITVMILSSDRAATEKAFQQLDQVMETRYQLTVENTQLNNQPVVRWTSPLGGITATHGWLEGNIAFLTFGAPIADAIVPQPQAPLTQTPLFQQIVPTKPSPHNGQVFIEVERLLNRDNLNLPQLPSQLDQMMQAIRAIGLTTAVEDQQNTRFNLFVKLKTILPSNPIPVPSSPIPSP, via the coding sequence ATGCTGAGAAAAAATAAACTGGTTCTACGGGTAACATTAGCCCTAATTGTTATCCTGATGAGTGGGAGTGTCATCGCCTATTCTCTGTTCGTACAACACAATCTCTGGCTGGCAAAAGCACCAGTGGGGGCAAAACTCGTTCCTCAAGATACCCTGATCACAGCCTTAGTGTCTACAGACAGCAGTAAATGGCGACAATTGCAGCGATATGGCACACCCAACACTCTAGCGGCGTTCGTCAGACAACTCGCCCAGCTTGAGAAAAATCTGCTAACAGACAACGGCTACGACTACGAGGATGATATCCAGCCGTGGTTGGATGAAACGGTGATGATTGCCTATCAGGGGGATAGTACATCTGCACCAGAAACGGAACCGGAGCAAACGTCCCCTGTCACGCTACCGTTTATCAAACTCCCCGACTTAATCATCTTACCGATTGATAACCCTGCCCACGCTAAAGAAATTGTGGCTAAAACCACGTCTCAGAAAGTGACTCAGTTTGGCGAGAGAACCTATCGCGGGGTTCAGATTCGCGAAACCCAAAAGCCCAATAGCCAAAACTATTCGGTTACTGTTTTGGAACGGTTTGTCGTGGTTACGTCAAATCCCCAAACCATGGAACAAGTGATTGACACCTATAAAGGGGTGAAATCTGTGGCATCTACGCCGGGATATATCGAGGCTTTAGCCACAATTGACACCACCCAGGCGTTTGCTCAAGTGTACTTAAACCTACCTGCGTTCACCGCCACCGCTGCTGCCAACTCCGCGCGATCGCTCCCGCCGGAACAGTTGGCTCAAAGGCAACCCCAGCAAGGGCTGGTGACGAGTATTTCCTTGGAGTCGGATGGGATACGTTTTCGCGGCATGTCTTGGCTGAAACCGAATAGCCAAAACGCCTATCCTATTGAAAATACCAGTAGTCGTTTACCCAGACGCCTCCCTGCCAATACCCGATTAATGCTGAGTGGTAGTAATTTCGCCCAATTGTGGAATAGTTACGCCCAAAACGCCCCCTCTAATCCCCTGATCCCCATTCCCCCAGCGAATCTGAGTGCCGGGATACAGACAACTCTGGGCGTAGATGTACAAGAGGATTTATTACCCTGGATGGCAGGTGAATGGGTAATCGCCCTCATCCCCGCGACTGAGGATTTGCTCACACCCCCAGAAAACCAGCCGCCACCCATGCTAGGCGCAGGTATCACCGTCATGATTCTATCGAGCGATCGCGCGGCTACAGAAAAAGCATTCCAGCAGCTTGATCAAGTGATGGAAACTCGCTATCAGTTGACGGTGGAAAACACCCAACTTAATAATCAACCAGTGGTACGGTGGACATCTCCCCTAGGAGGCATTACCGCTACCCACGGCTGGTTAGAAGGAAATATCGCATTTCTCACCTTCGGCGCACCCATTGCTGATGCCATTGTTCCTCAACCCCAAGCCCCCTTGACTCAAACACCACTGTTTCAGCAAATCGTACCCACCAAACCCAGTCCCCACAATGGTCAAGTTTTCATTGAGGTTGAGCGTCTCTTAAATCGAGATAATTTAAATTTGCCTCAACTTCCCTCTCAACTTGATCAGATGATGCAGGCAATCCGCGCGATCGGTTTGACGACAGCCGTCGAAGATCAGCAAAATACACGCTTTAATTTATTTGTCAAGCTCAAAACGATACTACCGTCCAATCCAATTCCGGTGCCTTCTTCTCCGATACCCTCCCCTTGA
- a CDS encoding diguanylate cyclase, with translation MLEVKANILIVDDHPDNLRSLAAILISAGYKVRKAISGKMALETIRSYPPDLILLDVKMQQMDGYTVCSTLKANAATQRIPVIFLSALDDVEDKVKAFNVGGSDYIVKPFQAQEVLIRVKNNLMIAHQRQELLAQKKQLQDQNAQLQLLLTLTHRISQTDDFQSALTITLTKICQTIDWDFAEAWIPNPKETLLDCSRGWYSRDPTFDLFRYHRKTTTFAPNIGLPGRVWVSKKPEWITEISAESACCCLCAEGGLNLDLNTGVGVPILFRDRVLAILVFFKQARSESEPRLIDFIQLIAAQLGTLMQRIKVETALFEANQKLKYLVTIDGLTGIANRRKFDQYIHREWQRLFREQLPLSLILGDIDFFKRYNDTYGHQAGDDCLRNVATKIRLLVKRPADLVARYGGEEFAVILPNTNAKGAIHVAETIRQGVETLKIPHGGSESSKYVTLSLGVSSLIPNSLVNVEGLINQADQALYRAKAGGRNQTVAEYSIPENSYCNISN, from the coding sequence ATGTTGGAGGTTAAAGCGAATATCTTAATTGTAGATGACCATCCTGATAATCTGCGATCGCTGGCTGCCATCCTCATCAGTGCTGGGTATAAAGTGAGAAAAGCTATTAGTGGCAAGATGGCGTTAGAAACCATTCGTTCCTACCCGCCGGACTTAATTCTCCTCGATGTCAAAATGCAGCAAATGGATGGCTATACCGTTTGCTCAACTCTAAAAGCCAACGCCGCTACTCAAAGGATTCCCGTTATCTTTTTGAGTGCCTTAGATGACGTAGAAGATAAGGTGAAAGCCTTTAATGTGGGTGGGTCAGATTATATTGTAAAACCCTTTCAGGCGCAAGAGGTATTAATCCGCGTTAAAAATAATCTGATGATTGCACATCAACGCCAAGAACTCCTCGCCCAAAAGAAGCAACTTCAAGATCAAAATGCCCAATTACAGCTTTTATTAACCCTGACTCACCGGATTAGCCAAACCGATGATTTTCAGTCTGCCCTAACCATCACATTAACGAAAATTTGTCAAACTATTGATTGGGATTTTGCCGAAGCGTGGATTCCTAATCCGAAAGAAACTCTCCTGGATTGTAGTCGGGGATGGTATAGTCGCGATCCCACCTTTGACTTATTTAGATATCATCGAAAAACTACTACGTTTGCGCCGAATATTGGACTACCGGGGCGAGTGTGGGTATCGAAAAAGCCGGAATGGATCACCGAGATTTCGGCAGAATCGGCTTGCTGTTGTCTTTGTGCGGAAGGGGGGTTAAATCTTGACTTGAACACGGGTGTCGGTGTACCGATTCTGTTTCGCGATCGCGTCTTAGCCATTTTAGTCTTTTTCAAACAAGCCAGGAGTGAATCCGAACCGAGATTAATCGACTTTATCCAGCTAATCGCGGCTCAGTTAGGCACATTGATGCAGCGGATTAAAGTCGAAACGGCTTTATTTGAAGCCAATCAGAAACTCAAATATTTAGTGACTATTGATGGCTTAACCGGAATCGCCAATCGCCGCAAATTTGACCAATACATTCATCGAGAATGGCAACGACTATTTCGAGAGCAACTCCCCCTTTCCTTAATTTTAGGAGATATTGATTTTTTTAAGCGTTATAACGATACCTATGGACATCAAGCCGGCGATGATTGTCTGCGAAACGTAGCCACGAAAATCCGCCTCTTAGTTAAACGTCCCGCCGATTTAGTCGCCCGCTATGGCGGTGAAGAATTTGCCGTCATTTTACCCAATACCAATGCCAAAGGCGCGATTCATGTTGCCGAAACTATCCGCCAAGGCGTGGAAACTCTCAAGATTCCCCATGGCGGTTCAGAGAGCAGTAAATATGTCACCTTAAGTTTAGGCGTGTCTAGCCTAATTCCTAATTCTTTAGTGAACGTGGAAGGGTTAATTAATCAGGCAGATCAGGCATTGTATCGAGCTAAAGCAGGAGGCAGAAATCAGACGGTAGCGGAATACTCAATTCCCGAAAATTCATACTGCAATATTTCAAATTAA
- a CDS encoding Mov34/MPN/PAD-1 family protein, which yields MSNSDHSPTNIVNVNPAQIQAMETHAESTYPEECCGLLLGQIKGEVKTLVEVFPTENAWDTQAAEAFQGVNGSPRQSGTKRNQFSIAPEVMLKVQKLSRDRGLDIIGIYHSHPDHPAIPSEFDRAIAWQRYSYIIISVQQGIASDLRSWTLDPHHQFQPEEIITVKEPGKGGAEGAM from the coding sequence ATGTCAAACTCAGATCATTCCCCAACCAATATCGTCAACGTTAACCCTGCTCAGATTCAGGCGATGGAAACTCACGCCGAAAGCACCTACCCAGAAGAATGTTGTGGTTTGTTATTAGGTCAAATTAAGGGGGAGGTAAAAACCCTAGTGGAAGTCTTTCCCACAGAAAATGCTTGGGATACTCAGGCGGCGGAAGCCTTTCAAGGGGTAAACGGTTCACCCCGTCAGTCAGGGACGAAACGGAATCAGTTTAGCATTGCCCCAGAGGTGATGTTGAAGGTACAGAAGCTCTCACGCGATCGCGGATTAGATATCATTGGGATCTATCACTCTCATCCTGACCATCCAGCCATTCCCTCAGAATTTGATCGGGCGATCGCATGGCAGCGTTATTCGTATATTATAATTTCCGTTCAACAGGGTATAGCTTCTGACCTGAGAAGCTGGACTCTTGATCCCCATCACCAGTTTCAGCCTGAAGAAATTATCACGGTAAAGGAACCGGGGAAAGGGGGAGCTGAGGGAGCAATGTAG
- the moeB gene encoding molybdopterin-synthase adenylyltransferase MoeB, translating to MLNPNLEEIQLTKEEYERYSRHLILPEVGLEGQKRLKAASVLCIGTGGLGSPLLLYLAAAGIGRIGIVDFDIVDSSNLQRQVIHGTSWVGKPKIQSAKTRILEINPYCQVDLYETRLTSENALDIVKPYDVVVDGTDNFPTRYLVNDACVILGKPNVYGSILRFEGQASVFNYEDGPNYRDLFPEPPPPGMVPSCAEGGVLGILPGIIGLIQATEAVKIILGKGTTLSGRLLLYNALDMKFRELKLRPNPVRPVIEKLVDYEQFCGIPQAKEQEAQRLMAIQEMTVQELKQLLDSGTKDFVLVDVRNPNEYEIAKIPGAVLVPLPDIEQGSGVEKVKQLLNGHRLIAHCKMGGRSAKALGILKESGIEGINVKGGITAWSREIDPSVPEY from the coding sequence ATGTTAAATCCCAATCTGGAAGAAATCCAACTAACCAAAGAAGAATACGAACGATATTCTCGACACCTAATCTTGCCGGAAGTTGGACTAGAGGGACAAAAACGCCTCAAAGCGGCGAGTGTTCTCTGTATCGGTACCGGAGGACTCGGTTCACCCCTCTTACTGTACTTAGCCGCCGCAGGTATCGGACGTATCGGAATCGTAGATTTTGATATCGTCGATAGTTCCAACCTGCAACGTCAGGTGATTCACGGGACATCCTGGGTAGGGAAACCGAAAATTCAATCGGCAAAAACCCGGATTCTAGAAATTAACCCCTATTGTCAAGTTGATCTCTACGAAACCCGCCTGACATCCGAGAATGCGCTGGATATCGTGAAACCCTACGATGTGGTTGTCGATGGAACCGATAACTTTCCCACCCGTTACCTCGTCAATGACGCCTGTGTAATCCTGGGTAAACCTAATGTCTACGGTTCCATCCTGCGGTTTGAAGGACAAGCCAGCGTCTTTAACTACGAAGATGGACCCAATTACCGCGACTTGTTCCCCGAACCCCCACCACCCGGAATGGTTCCTTCCTGTGCCGAAGGTGGCGTTTTAGGCATTTTGCCCGGAATTATTGGACTCATCCAAGCCACAGAAGCCGTTAAAATTATCCTGGGTAAGGGGACAACCCTCAGCGGACGGTTGTTACTGTACAACGCCCTGGATATGAAATTCCGGGAACTGAAACTGCGACCCAATCCAGTACGCCCCGTTATCGAAAAATTAGTAGACTACGAACAATTCTGTGGCATTCCCCAAGCCAAAGAACAGGAGGCGCAACGGTTAATGGCAATTCAAGAAATGACTGTTCAAGAACTCAAGCAATTGTTGGATAGTGGAACCAAGGATTTTGTCCTCGTTGATGTCCGCAATCCCAATGAATACGAGATTGCTAAAATTCCCGGTGCTGTTTTAGTCCCATTACCGGATATTGAACAGGGTTCAGGTGTCGAAAAAGTTAAGCAACTCCTAAATGGTCACCGCTTAATTGCCCATTGTAAAATGGGAGGACGTTCGGCTAAAGCCTTGGGTATTCTCAAAGAATCCGGAATTGAAGGGATCAATGTCAAAGGAGGCATTACCGCTTGGAGTCGGGAAATTGATCCGTCTGTACCGGAGTATTAA